A genomic stretch from Aedes albopictus strain Foshan chromosome 2, AalbF5, whole genome shotgun sequence includes:
- the LOC109420437 gene encoding adenosine kinase yields MTKDSQISSCDRCPRLVAFGNVLLDISVELHDNKILKDFDLKEDDQREIPADKLARLGAVAVETCGKPKYNPGGSALNTCRILRALGEKNVMFCGAIGADENGEILTQILKDSSLATCIQTLPEYSTGTCICLISGDKRSLNANIGASLHFKKEFVTSRWCQSKIGSCNSAAHVDSDEEIRIFYVEGYFVPEKFAICKHIYEKYCKGTPNLFVTNLNASYILQNFTKEMQHLVEQADLVFGNLTEFISLAEIYECATVDDLARCLIRKYLKINREKILVATDGSRSVRFYHGNGSAFYAESYQVPIIPKKAVIDTTGAGDSFVAGFLYKYMNGECPTLLDCIRYGSKVAAKVIRQVGCNLPSSVPTSPVSGLVPPVVADDAEPTLA; encoded by the exons ATGACTAAAGATTCGCAAATAAGCAGCTG CGATCGCTGCCCAAGGCTAGTGGCATTCGGAAATGTGCTGCTGGACATCAGTGTCGAGCTGCACGACAACAAGATCCTCAAGGATTTCGACCTGAAGGAGGATGACCAGCGGGAAATTCCAGCGGATAAGTTGGCCCGGTTGGGGGCCGTTGCCGTGGAGAC ATGCGGCAAACCGAAATACAATCCTGGCGGTTCTGCGCTGAACACGTGCCGAATTTTGCGCGCACTTGGCGAGAAGAATGTGATGTTCTGCGGTGCCATCGGGGCGGACGAGAATGGAGAGATCCTTACGCAGATACTGAAGGATAGCTCGCTGGCCACGTG CATTCAAACCCTGCCGGAGTATTCCACGGGTACTTGTATCTGTCTTATCAGCGGTGATAAGCGCAGCCTCAATGCAAACATCGGGGCGTCGTTGCACTTTAAGAAGGAATTCGTCACGTCACGTTGGTGTCAAAGCAAGATCGGAAGCTGCAATTCGGCGGCTCATGTTGATAGCGACGAGGAAATTCGCATATTCTACGTTGAGGGTTACTTCGTGCCGGAAAAGTTTGCCATATGCAAACACATCTACGAAAAGTACTGCAAGGGAACGCCGAACCTGTTCGTCACCAACCTCAATGCCAGCTACATTCTGCAGAACTTTACCAAAGAAATGCAACACCTGGTCGAACAGGCTGACTTGGTGTTCGGCAATCTGACGGAGTTCATTTCGCTGGCCGAAATCTACGAGTGTGCCACCGTGGACGATTTGGCCCGGTGTTTGATTAGGAAGTACTTGAAAATCAATCGGGAGAAGATCCTGGTCGCCACGGATGGGTCCCGAAGCGTTCGATTCTATCACGGCAATGGTAGTGCATTCTACGCGGAGTCCTATCAGGTTCCGATTATTCCTAAGAAGGCAGTAATCGATACAACTG GTGCCGGTGATTCCTTCGTGGCCGGATTCCTCTACAAGTACATGAACGGCGAATGTCCAACACTGCTGGATTGCATTCGGTATGGCAGCAAGGTCGCTGCCAAGGTCATTCGTCAGGTGGGCTGCAATCTGCCGTCGTCTGTGCCCACCTCTCCGGTTAGCGGATTGGTTCCACCGGTAGTAGCTGACGATGCTGAACCGACACTTGCCTAG
- the LOC109401716 gene encoding sepiapterin reductase isoform X1 — MASSSSTKTDLNQISYLLITGASRGIGQRIAIETARKVKPGSIVVLLARSASGLESTKAAILEVNSRITVVTSSVDLTNAPKQLLEEIIDKSLAKTPTGNFGLAAVVHNVGTIGNVERKAIDMNDRQEWEEYFATNLFTVGVLNSCFLLKFKDCAKKLVVNITSKACLLPFNSMGFYCAGKAAREMYFRVLAAEEPDLVVLNYSPGPVDTDMTVDIQDRSNDEGIRNYFKGLRDDSTMLTTQQTTEKFLSVLEAGQFKSGDHVDYYD; from the coding sequence ATGGCGTCTTCATCGTCCACTAAAACCGATCTGAATCAGATTTCGTACCTGCTGATCACCGGCGCCTCGCGAGGAATTGGCCAACGCATTGCAATCGAAACAGCGCGAAAGGTCAAACCCGGATCCATTGTAGTTCTACTGGCACGGTCTGCTTCCGGGCTGGAATCGACCAAGGCGGCAATCCTGGAAGTCAATTCCCGGATCACTGTGGTCACAAGTTCGGTGGATCTGACCAACGCACCCAAACAACTACTGGAAGAAATCATCGATAAATCCTTGGCGAAGACACCGACCGGAAACTTTGGCCTGGCAGCGGTCGTTCACAATGTCGGTACGATTGGCAACGTGGAGCGTAAGGCAATCGACATGAATGATCGCCAGGAATGGGAAGAGTACTTTGCTACGAACTTGTTCACGGTCGGTGTCCTGAACAGCTGCTTTCTGCTCAAGTTTAAGGACTGTGCCAAAAAGTTGGTGGTGAATATTACGTCGAAGGCGTGTTTGCTTCCGTTCAACAGCATGGGATTCTACTGTGCTGGAAAGGCTGCTCGCGAGATGTATTTCCGAGTGTTGGCTGCCGAGGAACCTGACCTGGTCGTCCTGAACTACTCTCCCGGTCCGGTTGACACGGATATGACCGTTGACATCCAAGATCGGTCCAACGACGAAGGCATTCGCAACTACTTTAAGGGTCTTCGCGATGATAGCACCATGCTCACCACTCAACAAACCACGGAAAAGTTTCTGAGCGTTTTAGAAGCCGGCCAATTCAAATCGGGAGACCATGTTGATTACTACGATTGA
- the LOC115256421 gene encoding uncharacterized protein LOC115256421 has product MNSAFGRTFLFLTDLAWKSRITLPVLITAGFMIMNFRWEVEINIHTERIAMQRMDDGQGGGGGGGGRGGGGGGARAGGVAAIDYSLEESWETTDDSDEDEDDDVDDGEDDETDYDEDSDDDEIYSDDEGGDDEVRRIALVTF; this is encoded by the coding sequence ATGAATTCGGCTTTCGGTAGAACTTTCCTCTTTCTCACTGATCTGGCGTGGAAGAGCCGCATTACGCTCCCGGTGCTGATAACGGCCGGTTTCATGATAATGAACTTCCGCTGGGAGGTGGAAATCAACATCCACACCGAACGGATCGCGATGCAGAGGATGGACGACGGACAGGGCGGCGGTGGTGGCGGAGGAGGacgaggtggtggtggtggaggtGCAAGGGCCGGTGGCGTCGCGGCAATTGATTACAGTCTGGAAGAATCGTGGGAGACGACCGACGATAGTGACGAGGACGAAGATGACGATGTCGACGACGGCGAGGATGATGAAACCGATTACGACGAAGACAGTGACGACGATGAAATTTACAGCGACGACGAGGGGGGCGATGACGAAGTTCGACGCATAGCTTTGGTCACGTTTTAG